In the Diprion similis isolate iyDipSimi1 chromosome 2, iyDipSimi1.1, whole genome shotgun sequence genome, one interval contains:
- the LOC124412035 gene encoding endocuticle structural glycoprotein SgAbd-8-like, translated as MNRLIVGLFALATVALAAPLDNTTPVPILQQAQDGPNPDGSYSWSYETGNGIQAQEQGQLVNVGTDKEGMAVQGGYSYTGEDGVPVQLTYIADENGFQPQGAHLPTPPPIPQEILEALAYIAAHPEENDIDAPKQPYN; from the exons ATGAACCGATTG ATCGTAGGTCTCTTCGCCTTGGCGACCGTCGCCCTGGCCGCTCCTCTGGACAACACAACTCCAGTCCCAATCCTCCAGCAGGCACAGGACGGTCCGAACCCCGATGGATCTTACAGCTGGAGCTACGAGACCGGAAACGGAATCCAGGCCCAGGAGCAAGGCCAGCTGGTGAATGTGGGAACCGACAAGGAAGGCATGGCCGTGCAGGGAGGCTACAGCTACACCGGAGAAGACGGCGTGCCGGTTCAACTCACGTACATCGCCGACGAGAATGGATTCCAGCCCCAGGGTGCCCATCTCCCGACCCCACCCCCAATCCCCCAAGAGATCCTCGAGGCTCTCGCGTACATAGCGGCTCACCCTGAGGAAAATGACATCGACGCACCCAAGCAGCCGTACAACTAA
- the LOC124412019 gene encoding endocuticle structural glycoprotein SgAbd-2-like encodes MYSMRVLLLLAFSAGFTSSQEYFREPEKAVSVEHNLGDNKGHYSFAYETEGGILQKEVGSRKYAGTSDETQLIQGSVQYNAPDGTPISLSWTADEFGTQVAGAHLPTPPPIPIAIQRALEWIAKQPSTTELPEEEEPTKPPPRLRPETTLFNQQTRNQQTKKY; translated from the exons ATGTACAGCATGCGCGTCCTCCTG TTGTTGGCCTTCAGCGCCGGATTCACATCGAGTCAGGAGTACTTCCGGGAGCCGGAGAAAGCGGTTTCCGTAGAGCACAATCTTGGTGATAATAAAGGGCACTATTCGTTCGCCTATGAGACGGAGGGTGGAATCTTGCAGAAGGAAGTCGGGAGCCGGAAATACGCCGGAACATCGGACGAGACCCAATTGATCCAGGGCTCTGTACAGTACAACGCACCCGATGGTACCCCGATCTCATTGAGCTGGACCGCCGACGAATTTGGCACCCAAGTCGCCGGGGCTCATCTTCCAACGCCACCCCCGATTCCCATCGCGATACAGAGGGCGCTTGAGTGGATCGCCAAGCAGCCGTCAACCACGGAACTTCCGGAAGAGGAAGAACCGACCAAACCGCCCCCCAGACTCAGGCCGGAAACGACACTGTTTAATCAACAAACGCGAAACCAGCAGACTAAGAAATACTAA